The segment TGCTTCATTCATTTGTTGGTATGATTGATTGCCCGTTGTATTTTTTACCCAACGATTTAAGATACCTGTACCGTTGATGCAAAGCAACACACCAATTCTTTTTTGTGCGGCAGTATGGTTTACGTGTGCGAAGCTGTTGATACGTGATTGCGGATCGAAGGTCAATTCATCACTCACTCCATAGATCACGCCACTAGTACCTGCTGTTGCTGCTACTTCGCCTGCTTCGAGTACGTTTAATGATAATGCATTGTTTGGCTGATCACCTGCTTTGTAGGTGACAGGTATGCCGGTCTTTAATCCGAGTGTTGATGCGTTTGCTGATGAAAGCTGTCCGTGTTCTGTAAACACATCTCTGATTTCCGGGATCACTGATTTGCTGAAACCATAATGGCTGAACACATCTTCCGAAAGTTCATTGTTTACAAAATCCCAGAATACACCTTCCGATAAGGCAGAGATACTTGTTGTTGCAGATCCGGTTAATTGCAAAGCAATATAATCGCCCGGCAACATGATTTTATCGATCTGTTCATACAGAGCAGGTTCGTTTTGCTTTACCCAGGCGAGTTTACTTGCAGTAAAATTTCCTGGCGAGTTCAATAAATGCTGCAATGAATTGGATGGACCAATTGCATCAAATGCCTGATTGCCGATCTCTACTGCCCGACTATCACACCAGATAATACTGTCACGTAGTACATTGTTATTCTTGTCAAGGACTACCAATCCATGCATCTGGTAAGAAATACCAATCGCCGAAAT is part of the Lacibacter sediminis genome and harbors:
- a CDS encoding xylulokinase — translated: MLLLGIDIGTSSIKVSVVDALSQQRIVSVSWPETETEIISKQPGWAEQSPSMWWEHTQQAILKANATKKYDPTAISAIGISYQMHGLVVLDKNNNVLRDSIIWCDSRAVEIGNQAFDAIGPSNSLQHLLNSPGNFTASKLAWVKQNEPALYEQIDKIMLPGDYIALQLTGSATTSISALSEGVFWDFVNNELSEDVFSHYGFSKSVIPEIRDVFTEHGQLSSANASTLGLKTGIPVTYKAGDQPNNALSLNVLEAGEVAATAGTSGVIYGVSDELTFDPQSRINSFAHVNHTAAQKRIGVLLCINGTGILNRWVKNTTGNQSYQQMNEAAATVSIGSNGLFVLPFGNGAERMLENKIAGAHVQQLDFNIHTNAHLFRASQEGIAFAFRYGLDIMRENKMNPSIIRAGRANMFLSDVFTRAFVNTLNIPVELHNCDGSVGAALGAGIGAGIYKHPKEAFSNAAPLAVIEPDSTVQQYNSLYEEWNTLLQKQLS